Proteins encoded in a region of the Oncorhynchus clarkii lewisi isolate Uvic-CL-2024 chromosome 18, UVic_Ocla_1.0, whole genome shotgun sequence genome:
- the LOC139372949 gene encoding large ribosomal subunit protein uL16m-like: MLSLFKSALVGLANTGGSTGLQGVLKSHRKVLSAGMKTYEVPPDYSEVVLPERPKLKFLNKVPNFKKARKEMKKLRDIQGPAQTANTFTKGQYGIVALGGGYLHFGHMEMMRLTINRRMDPRTTFARWRINAPYKPITRKGLGQRMGGGKGNIDHYVTPVKYGRMIVEVGGRLELGEVEPILKEVAKKLPFPAKVVSRESLAAMQQEQQDMEQNNQNPWTFQRIARGNMLGVRRVLSPFDLHNHGKYSGKFHNPGRV, from the exons ATGCTTTCTCTATTCAAATCCGCTCTTGTCGGATTGGCCAACACTGGTGGATCCACGGGGCTCCAAG GTGTCCTGAAGAGTCATCGGAAGGTCCTGTCTGCTGGGATGAAGACATACGAGGTGCCTCCAGACTACAGCG AGGTTGTGCTACCTGAAAGACCCAAGCTGAAGTTTCTGAACAAGGTGCCCAACTTTAAGAAGGCGAGGAAGGAGATGAAGAAGCTAAGAGACATCCAGGGACCAGCCCAGACAGCCAACACCTTCACCAAGGGACAGTACGGCATCGTG gcGCTGGGCGGGGGCTACCTCCACTTTGGTCACATGGAGATGATGCGTCTGACCATCAACAGGAGGATGGACCCTCGCACCACCTTCGCCCGCTGGCGTATTAACGCCCCCTACAAGCCCATCACCAGGAAGGGCCTGGGCCAGAGGATGGGCGGGGGCAAAGGGAACATAGACCACTACGTCACACCGGTGAAGTACGGACGGATGATTGTGGAGGTTGGGGGACGGCTGGAACTGGGCGAGGTGGAGCCTATCCTCAAGGAAGTGGCCAAGAAACTGCCCTTCCCTGCCAAG gtAGTGTCTAGAGAGAGCCTGGCAgccatgcagcaggagcagcaggacATGGAGCAGAACAACCAGAACCCCTGGACCTTCCAGAGGATCGCCAGGGGCAACATGCTGGGGGTCAGGAGGGTCCTCAGCCCCTTTGACCTCCACAACCACGGGAAGTACAGCGGAAAGTTCCACAACCCGGGCAGGGTGTGA
- the LOC139372950 gene encoding thioredoxin-like protein 4B: MSLFLAKLSCKRDIDEVIKTVAEKVLVLRFGRDEDSVCLQLDEILSKTAHDLSNMAAIYIVDVDSAPVYTRYFDISYIPSTVFFFNGQHMKVDYGSPDHTKFVGSFKTKQDFLDLIEVIYRGAMRGKMIVKSPIDPQNIPKYDLLYHGI, translated from the exons ATGAGTTTGTTTTTGGCCAAATTGTCATGCAAAAGGGACATAGACGAGGTAATAAAAACTGTCGCTGAAAAGGTTTTAGTTCTTCGGTTTGGAAGAGATGAAGACTCGGTCTGCCTGCAGCTTGACGAGATT CTGTCCAAAACCGCCCACGACCTGAGTAACATGGCGGCTATCTACATCGTGGATGTGGACTCGGCTCCCGTCTACACGAGATACTTCGACATCAGCTACATCCCGTCTACCGTCTTCTTCTTCAACGGACAACACATGAAGGTTGATTATGG GTCTCCAGATCACACCAAGTTTGTGGGCAGTTTTAAGACCAAGCAGGACTTCTTGGATCTGATCGAGGTGATCTACAGAGGAGCTATGAGAGGGAAGATGATCGTCAAGAGTCCCATCGACCCTCAGAACATCCCCAAGTACGACCTGCTCTACCATGGGATCTAA
- the LOC139373947 gene encoding cotranscriptional regulator ARB2A homolog, translating into MELILDTAKSQGQTQSQGGQTVSPPSIFPYRFTSDGRLCHRVTQEPFMFQRSCDPDAAQREDQALCLHITQHVHSLLEEQLHLFRLYLPPLSKELYLPPPPHSKGGDHRVYFSPHRGAPSQGYVYLSPGALESPATLLVVVQDRGTMRCGLWSWRAAASRGLERGSMIPYVKRVLEEGSSVLLMNPNQGGGVGETPEEHVHRVWDLLVSRCVSRRVVVVAHGYGGLAFVDLLCRRPQQVVGQVWAAAFLDSSHSLWHQQLDAVGREWLRTRSRRWVLSSKPLNQPVGSLKAGCPQMSAGTQSHDAAPSVCMESVFRFFSKTLSPKPPTTFSMVTRSKGTVGQIRPHNGRGITRPY; encoded by the exons ATGGAGTTAATATTGGACACCGCTAAGAGCCAGGGTCAGACCCAGAGCCAGGGGGGTCAGactgtctcccctccctcaaTCTTCCCCTATCGCTTCACCTCGGACGGGCGTCTGTGTCACCGGGTCACCCAGGAGCCCTTCATGTTCCAGCGGAGCTGTGACCCAGACGCCGCCCAGAGAGAGGACCAGGCCTTATGTCTCCACATCACCCAACACGTTCACTCTCTCCTGGAGGAGCAGCTGCACCTCTTCAGGCTCTACCTCCCACCCCTCAGCAAGGagctctacctccctcctccaccccacaGCAAGGGG GGGGACCACAGGGTCTACTTTAGCCCCCACCGAGGAGCCCCCAGCCAGGGCTACGTGTACCTCTCCCCTGGGGCCCTGGAGAGCCCTGCCACCCTGTTGGTGGTGGTCCAGGACCGGGGAACGATGCGCTGCGGGCTGTGGAGCTGGAGGGCTGCTGCCAGCCGAGGTCTGGAAAGAGGCAGCATGATCCCCTACGTGAAGAGGGTCCTAGAAGAGGGCAGCTCTGTCCTCCTGATGAACCCCAACCAGGGAGGAGGTGTTGGGGAGACTCCGGAGGAGCACGTTCACCGTGTCTGGGACCTCCTGGTGTCGCGCTGCGTCTCCCGGCGTGTCGTCGTGGTAGCGCACGGTTACGGAGGCCTGGCGTTCGTGGACCTGCTGTGCCGACGCCCACAACAAGTGGTGGGGCAGGTGTGGGCGGCGGCCTTCCTGGACTCCTCCCACAGCCTGTGGCACCAGCAGTTGGACGCGGTGGGCCGGGAGTGGCTGAGGACACGCTCTAGGAG GTGGGTACTGAGCTCCAAGCCCCTGAACCAGCCGGTGGGGTCGCTGAAAGCAGGATGCCCTCAGATGTCAGCTGGGACACAGAGTCATGACGCGGCTCCATCTGTCTGCATGGAGTCTGTGTTCAGGTTCTTCTCCAAAACGCTGAGTCCTAAACCACCCACCACCTTCAGTATGGTGACCCGCAGCAAGGGCACAGTGGGACAGATCAGACCTCACAACGGGAGAGGCATCACCAGGCCTTATTGA